From Nicotiana tabacum cultivar K326 chromosome 15, ASM71507v2, whole genome shotgun sequence, the proteins below share one genomic window:
- the LOC107805659 gene encoding cis-abienol synthase, chloroplastic-like has translation MILGYGSIIILPFSHHKLGNGKLCSSTENTICQRPCRGVRCSYSIASSLDGFDEAKERIKKSFQKVELSPSSYDTAWVAMIPSINSVNQPCFPQCLDWILENQREDGSWGLNPSHSLLVKDSLSSTLACLLALRKWGVGDNQVQGGLVFIEKHGWAVDNKDLISPVGFEIIFPSMIKYAEKMNLNLPLDPDIVNLAIRNRDLAIERALQNDFKGNIANFEYMAEGLSELCQWKEIMVHQRDNGSLFDSPATTAAALIYHQHDEKCFEYLNTILKLHKNWVPTIYPTKIHSLLCLVDTLQSLGVDRHFKTEIENVLDEIYRLWQQKNEEIFSNVAHCALAFRLLRMSNYEVSPEELVEFVDEVHFFSTSGKFTSHFEILELHKASQLAIHGKDHILDKISNWTGSFMEQKLLTYDYIDRMSKNEAEFALRKFYATYGRVENRRYNEAYEVNNFKILKAAYRSPTINSIDLLRFSKQDFNLCQAQHQEELQQLKRWDGNYSTVQFHSERIKIFFSALYKTIEELAAKANIKQGQCIKEHFINLWLDLLKNMLVEFEWWRNQTTPSIEEYLSVACETIGVRCITLITQCLLGPKLSNDVLQSSEMSALCNCTSMVARLLNDVGSYKREEAESSPTNIVSILINQSEGKISEEEAIKHAKEMLENKRRELLGMVLIQRKGSQLPQVCKDIFWKTCKSSYFAYSDGDEFRFPEEILKNRINELLFKPLKS, from the exons ATGATACTTGGCTACGGAAGCATTATCATACTACCATTTTCTCATCATAAATTGGGAAATGGCAAATTATGTTCATCAACTG aaaatacaatttGCCAGAGACCATGTAGAGGAGTAAGATGCAGCTACAGTATTGCTTCATCACTG GATGGTTTCGATGAGGCAAAGGAGAGAATAAAGAAATCATTTCAGAAAGTAGAGCTATCTCCTTCTTCCTATGACACAGCATGGGTAGCTATGATCCCTTcaataaattctgtaaatcagcCATGTTTTCCACAGTGCTTGGATTGGATTCTTGAAAATCAAAGAGAAGATGGATCTTGGGGGCTAAATCCTAGCCATTCATTGCTTGTCAAGGACTCCCTTTCTTCAACTTTAGCATGTTTGCTTGCCCTCCGCAAATGGGGAGTTGGAGATAACCAAGTCCAAGGAG GCCTTGTCTTTATTGAAAAGCATGGTTGGGCAGTTGATAACAAGGATCTGATTTCACCTGTTGGATTTGAGATTATATTTCCCAGTATGATCAAATACGCAGAAAAAATGAACTTAAATCTGCCTTTGGATCCTGACATTGTCAATCTGGCGATTCGCAACCGAGATTTAGCAATTGAAAG GGCGTTACAGAATGATTTCAAGGGGAATATTGCAAATTTTGAATATATGGCTGAAGGACTTAGTGAATTATGTCAATGGAAGGAAATAATGGTACATCAAAGAGACAATGGATCATTATTTGATTCACCAGCCACTACTGCAGCTGCCTTGATTTACCATCAACACGATGAAAAATGCTTTGAATACTTGAATACAATCTTGAAACTACACAAAAATTGGG TTCCCACTATCTACCCAACGAAGATACATTCATTGCTTTGCTTGGTTGATACCCTTCAAAGTCTGGGAGTAGATCGGcattttaaaacagaaatagaaaatgtTCTAGATGAAATTTACAG GCTTTGGCAACAAAAGAACGAAGAAATTTTTTCAAACGTTGCCCATTGTGCCTTGGCGTTTCGGCTTTTACGGATGAGTAACTATGAAGTCTCCCCAG AAGAACTAGTTGAATTTGTTGATGAAGTACATTTCTTTTCAACAAGTGGGAAATTTACGAGTCATTTTGAAATTCTTGAGCTCCACAAAGCTTCACAATTGGCTATTCATGGGAAAGATCACATTTTGGACAAAATTAGTAATTGGACAGGATCTTTTATGGAGCAAAAACTCCTAACCTATGACTACATTGATAGGATGTCAAAAAATGAG GCGGAGTTTGCTTTGAGGAAGTTTTACGCCACATATGGTCGAGTGGAAAATCGACGATATAACGAGGCATATGAGGTGAacaattttaaaatcttaaaagctGCTTACAG GTCTCCCACTATTAACAGCATAGATTTACTAAGGTTCTCAAAGCAGGATTTTAATTTGTGCCAAGCCCAACATCAAGAAGAACTTCAACAACTCAAGAG GTGGGACGGTAATTACTCAACAGTGCAATTCCATTCAGAGAggataaaaattttcttttcagcaCTTTACAAAACGATAGAGGAGCTTGCGGCAAAAGCAAATATTAAGCAAGGTCAATGCATCAAAGAACACTTTATAAACTTG TGGCTTGATTTGTTAAAGAATATGCTGGTAGAATTTGAGTGGTGGAGAAATCAGACAACACCAAGCATAGAAGAGTATTTGTCTGTGGCCTGTGAAACTATTGGTGTTAGATGCATTACTCTCATAACACAATGTCTTCTTGGGCCAAAACTATCCAATGATGTTTTACAGAGTTCTGAAATGAGTGCCTTGTGCAATTGTACCAGTATGGTGGCACGACTCCTTAATGATGTGGGATCTTACAAG AGAGAAGAAGCAGAGAGTTCACCAACAAATATAGTCTCGATATTAATAAATCAGAGTGAAGGAAAAATCTCTGAAGAAGAAGCTATAAAACATGCAAAGGAAATGCTGGAAAATAAGAGAAGAGAGTTGCTAGGGATGGTTCTAATTCAAAGAAAAGGAAGCCAATTGCCACAAGTGTGCAAGGATATTTTTTGGAAGACATGCAAATCGTCTTATTTCGCATATTCAGATGGCGATGAGTTTCGATTTCCAGAGGAAATATTGAAGAATCGTATCAATGAACTACTTTTTAAACCACTCAAGTCGTAG